CGTATGTGTaccagtttttggtttttcgtGGCATTGATTCATATTGCAACAAGGTTCTAGTTTCCAGACACGACTTTATTGTTCTTTGACAGGCAGGAAACAGAGATGATCAAGAAGGTAGTTAAGCAGGTTTGTTGCGAGTTAGAGGAAGCCCATCATCTCACCTATTCCATGGAAGCGAAGGTGATAGCAAGACTGAAGGAGGATTATCACTGTGAGTTGACACGCCTCGTGGAAGAAAATCGTGGTGCGGAGGAAAGGGAAAAGTTACATCGCGATTTTCAGGATAGTCAGAAGAGGACACCGGTGCCGAGGAGCATGCGGAGCGATGGGAAAATGGTGAGAAATAAGATACAGATAACTTTGCATGAGTAATCGCAGCCTCGGAATTGAGATTCCATGACTCACGACAGGATGGAGTGATTAAGTTCGTAATGTATTATTACCTTGAAGGTTACTTCAATTCAAACCCTAGTGACCTCAAATTCAGTTGCTTTACCATGCATTTTTTTCTGGACCAGTTTCTTCTATGTTTCGGTTGGGTTCAGTTTACAGTTCGTTGTTCAAATTTCGTGTTACTTACTATCTTGTTCCTGCTGAATTTATTTGAGTGTTGTAGTTGCACAAGCATGTGAATGCATGGTGTATATTTGTTGTGAATTGATCAATTGGAACGTGTAGGTAAGCTACAACCTCTTTCGATTCATGAGTATAAATTGGAGCATATTATCATTGGGTCCACATTGAGTCCTCGAGAACACTTTAGCTGCAAGAATCCAAGTCAGGAGACAATCGATAAACTTACCAAAAAACATGCTCAATTTGTCAATGATCGTATTTTATTACTTATGGTATAGATAGGCCAATCTCTATATAGACAACGTGAAATTTTGCGTTAGCTATACTCAAATAGAGATCagaaatttgttattagattagagagtttttaaatttttttttgggtcagaaagAAACAACTTTCATTACTATCCAAATGACAGATTACAAGAATTTCCAGGATCAAGACATAAAATCTGGCATAGGAAATAGGGAGGTTTATCAAGCCAAGTGGGCGGAAGGGTTTTTGTTCTATGAGCCTTGGCAACTCGGGATGTATTACAAGGGTTTCCAAGGATTTCTTTTACAACTCTTTCAGCGAAGATCTCATTCAGTTTTTGGATCTTCAATTCGCTTGAGTCTTGATTAAAGGTTTTGAAGACTACCTTGAAGTTTAGTGTTGTGTTCTGTCTATTTGTTAAGATGATGTATGTTAAACAAAGGTGGTCCAAGGGATAGATGCTTTTAATAACATCATCATGCAAGTATTAGGATGGCACCATTGTGAAGCATTGTGATGACAGAAGTGCATATCACCGGTATGCTGGAATGATGAGAGAAAGGAATCCAGGTTAGGAAAATGAGAAGCTAGCGGTGCTGTTATTCACAAGGAAAGTGATAGTACATTCACCACCGCACATATTGCAAGAGAAATCGGTCAACTTGCTTTACCGGGTTTTCTTTACTTATTCATTCTGTGTCATCCACAAGGACACCAAGATATGCAGAGAGAAAGATAGAGGGAGAATTTTTGTGCTCCCGGTTGCCAATTGTATATCAATGGTACTTTATGGTCAAAAAGGCAtctttattcattttccaactAAGCATTAGGATTGTAGTGTTGATGTTGAAATTATCCCAAGTCGAGATACAAAGTGTAGTGAACAACTGTGCAATGAAATCCGGTATATGTAATCACTATGTAATGCTCATCATTAATAGAAACTTCTCATATTTTCAAGTACTTGCCATTTgtaaaaaatgtgattttttcacgattaaggaaaatataaattaaggATACATTTCAGTAactcattaattttttattttttatttttgtaaatttcacATTTCTCATCTTATGAAACCGTCATTGGCAGTATCACTCGAATTTAGTGCTGGCCTGTTGCATTAATTTCCCTAAATTATCTCTAGCTGCAATTTGAAGGATAAGATTCAAATCTTTAATCATGTTTTGGAAAGATTATGCTGAGTCAGCACGGACAAATCGACGCTTTGGCGCACGTATCTGTACAACTTTCAAAAGTGAATTACGCTTTTGGTCCTCGTACCTTTGGGAGTTTCAAGTTCAGTTCAGTTCAGTCCAGTACATTAGAAGATCCCTCCACGTCACTAGGACGGAAGAACGGCCGTAGAAATTCAGCACGGCCGAGGTCGCTCGCCGCGAGAAGTCCGAGCCGAAtctcctgcttcttcttcccTGCTTCGAAGGAAGCCAAACCAGAATGGGAATCGATATGGCAATGCGTAATCCTTTGGCCGTCGCCATCGCATCCATCTTGATCGCCGTGCTCGCACCCCGTttcctgaagaagaaggagaaggaaacgATCGGGAGCACCAAACCCGACGAACCCATTTCGGTGGAATCCGCTCCGTCTGCCTCCGGCAACGACTACGAGG
This genomic stretch from Eucalyptus grandis isolate ANBG69807.140 chromosome 3, ASM1654582v1, whole genome shotgun sequence harbors:
- the LOC104438913 gene encoding disease resistance protein RBA1-like codes for the protein MVVPVFYKVKPAHVRHQTGIFGERFRSSTRRFNEQVVEEWKHALGEVSSILGYEYEEGQETEMIKKVVKQVCCELEEAHHLTYSMEAKVIARLKEDYHCELTRLVEENRGAEEREKLHRDFQDSQKRTPVPRSMRSDGKMVRNKIQITLHE